The Maridesulfovibrio sp. genomic sequence ATTTCGTGCGGCACTACGGCCTTTCAGAAGACGAATTTTTCATGGATTCATCATCCCCTGAAACCGCCCCTGATCAGGGCGAGGACTCGGCGGCCTTCGCTGCTCATGCCGCCGAGTCAAACTTTTCTGCTGAGCCTGACGAGTATCAGGAAGCAATAGACCAGCTTGCCAAAAAGCTTAGCAGTGAAGCCACCCAGCTCAACGAAGACTTTGTCAGTCAAATTGAAAAGGTGGTCAGCCAAGCTGAGAATCTTGAGGACATGCAGATCATGCTTTCAGAGCTGTTTGGCCAAAGCCACGACCAGAACGAGATTGAAGAGCTGATTACCAACTCCATGATCAACACCGCGCTTGCAGGCCGTGCCGCCGTGTATGGGGAAAACGATGATTAGCGTTGACGCTCTCCAGCCTGCAGCGGCTCTCAAATACTGGTCAGGCATGGTGCCTGTTACCAAAAAGGAATTTGAAAAACTGAGCGATGAGGCTAAGCGTCGGGCCTTTACCGTTTCAGGGCTGGCTAAATTGGATCAGGTGACAGCGGTTCAACAGGCCCTGACAAAATGCATGGAAGAAGGCGGAACGGTTCAGGACTTCAAGGCGCAGATCGGCGACATCATCAAGGCGCAGGGCTGGACCGGAAAGAAAGCCCACCGCATCAACAATATCTTAAGGACTAATTTGCAGTCTGCCTACATGGCCGGTCGCTATGAGCAGATGCAGAAAGCAACCAAGTTGCGGCCGTACTGGATGCTCGTTGCCGTTCAAGACAAACGTACACGGGTTACGCATCTGGCTGTGGATGGTCTTGTTTTTCCGCATGACCATCCATTCTGGCAGACATGGTACCCTCCTAACGGTTTTGCCTGCCGTTGTGTTGTTGTCACCCTTTCTGAACGTCAGGTGAAAGCGCGTGGGCTTAAGGTTGAAACAGAAATGCCGGACAGGCTGCGCGTTGTTGATCCTGAAACAGGAATGGAGACTTTCGTTACTCCGATACCCGACCGGGGATGGGCGCAGAATGTCGGCGAAAACTGGCTTGCCGGGCTGGAACCGAAAGAGGTTGAAGGCAAGGTAAAGGACTTATCCGCTACTGCCATTTGCCGCGGTGGGAATTTCGCCAAGGGCGAAACCTGTAAACCACCGCTGAGGGATTTGGACGCTAAACACATCCTTGAAGTTGCGCCGGAAGACATTCTTGGCGCTGATCTGGACAAAGACGAGCACGTGCTGGCTTTTCTGAAAGAATTCGGCCTTTCGAAACTGAACGATCAAAAGACTTTGAATGTCCATGGCTATCCGCTGGTCGTATCGCGCGGATTGTTCCTGGATAAAGTCAGCGGTGAATACAAGACCACATGGAAAGACAAAGGGCCGTACATGAAGCTGTTGGCCCGGACCATCCAGAACCCTTACG encodes the following:
- a CDS encoding phage minor head protein — protein: MISVDALQPAAALKYWSGMVPVTKKEFEKLSDEAKRRAFTVSGLAKLDQVTAVQQALTKCMEEGGTVQDFKAQIGDIIKAQGWTGKKAHRINNILRTNLQSAYMAGRYEQMQKATKLRPYWMLVAVQDKRTRVTHLAVDGLVFPHDHPFWQTWYPPNGFACRCVVVTLSERQVKARGLKVETEMPDRLRVVDPETGMETFVTPIPDRGWAQNVGENWLAGLEPKEVEGKVKDLSATAICRGGNFAKGETCKPPLRDLDAKHILEVAPEDILGADLDKDEHVLAFLKEFGLSKLNDQKTLNVHGYPLVVSRGLFLDKVSGEYKTTWKDKGPYMKLLARTIQNPYEVWWKPVEVGPHKTVRYSLQLIRPFRLPGSKQIGGYASFSLIGREWLAATTFAPKAGRSEAAILKYLEAQRGGVLVYREGEND